The Microscilla marina ATCC 23134 genome contains the following window.
AGGTTTTTGAAAACAATTCAACCCTAAAGAAATTACGAATGAATCAATTACGAACCGACCATAGGGAGCTCTGCCTTGGCTAATTACGAATGAGGGAGCTCACCTTCACAGGAAATCGTTTATCAAGAGGAGTGGCAAGTCAAGACAATTCAACCCTAAAAACAACCTCCTCGTATTGGTCTTAAGGCTTCAGCCAGACCAATACCCAACCCAAAAACTCATATACAAGTTGTTTTTCAAGTCTTGGGGTTCGCATTGCTCAGGTCACCCTGCGGTAAGACCTTCATGGGAGGTAGGTTTTTGAAAACAATTCACCCTCAAAAACAACCTCCCCGTGTTGGTCTTAAGGCTTTAGCCAGACCAACACCTGCCAACCCAAAAGCTTGTATTTGAATTAAGAATTAGCGCAAAGCGATGCTAAAAATTTTTCTATTATAGTTTTAAGTGATTGATTTACAGTGGATTAAAGTGCTTTTTTTCTTGTAAAAGGCGAGGTTTTTTATTATATTTGCTTATACTTTCACGGTGAAAGTAAGCCCAAGAAGCTAAGATTTGACGGTCTGCTTCAAGGGCTTTTTGCAACAAATAAATCATTACAGTATGCAATTTACTGATTTAAACTCAGAGCTACAAAATGTAGCCATCCCTCAATCTATGATCAACCTATTTGCGCAAAGCCTATATGCACAATTAGAAGCATTAGCGCTTGACGCCAATGCTTCATTAGAGTTGTTCGAAAATCAAGCGTATACAGAAGTAAAAACGTTTTTACAGGCACACATTCAACAAATGCAATATACCCTCAACAGCGTAGAAATATTGGATAGGATGGAGCAATCACAAGTTTAAAAACATCAAAGCCCTGACGCAAGTCAGGGCTTTTTATCTATTTGCTCCTAAAGAGCAACAATCATCATTGCCTAATGATCTCCTTCCTAAAATCTTCATGCAACCTGATAAGGGCAAGTTTGTAACTTGTTTTTAAGAACTTGATGATGACGCCAAAGAATCCTGGCAGGTTTTTGAGGAACCAGACCAAAACCCATACACAAGTTATTTTTCAAGTATTGGGGTTCGCATTGCTCAGGTCACTCTGCGTTAAGACCTTCGCGGGAGGTGACAATTCACCCTCAAAAACAACCTCCTCGTATTGGTCTTCAGGCTTCAGCCAGACCAATACCCAACCCAAAAATTCGTACACAAGTTATTTTTCAAAGTCTGGGGTTCGCATTGCTCAGGTCACTCTGCGTTAAGACCTTCGCGGGAGGTGACAATTCACCCTCAAAAACAACCTCCTCGTATTGGTCTTCAGGCTTTAGCCAGACCAACACCTGCCAACCCAAAAGCTTGTATTTGAATTAAGAATTAGCGCAAAGCGATGCTAAAAACTTTTCTGTTATAGTTTTAAGTGATTGATTTACAGCGAATTAAAGTACTGTTTTTCTTGTAAAAGGCGAGCAGTTTTATTATATTTGTTTATGCTTTCACGGTGAAAGTAAGCCCAAGAGGTTATGTTTTGGAAGACTTCCCTCAAGGGCTTTTTTGCAACAAATAAATCATTACAGTATGCAATTTACTGATTTAAACTCAGAGCTACAAAATGTAGCCATTCCTCAATCTATGATCAACCTATTTGCGCAAAGCCTATATGCACAATTAGAAGCATTAGCGCTTGACGCCAATGCTTCATTAGAGTTGTTCGAAAACCAAGCGTATACAGAAGTAAAAACGTTTTTACAGGCACACATTCAACAAATGCAATATACCCTCAACAGCGTAGAAATATTGGATAGGATGGAGCAATCACAAGTTTAAAAACATCAAAGCCCTGACATAAGTCAGGGCTTTTTATCTATTTGCTCCTAAAGTAGCAACAATTCAACAACCATCATTGCCTAATGATCTCCTTCCTAAAATCTTCATGCAACTTTATCATATACTCAGGTGCCAGTTCCACCAAGGCATATTGTTGAATGTCGGCACGTTTGGGGGCATACTTGCGAGTGGGTAGTTGGGCAAACTTGTCTTGCCAGTTTTTGGGCAGTTTTTCCATTGCTAGTACAGTGCCATCGCCCCAGGTGGCAGGCTTAAACTTTTCGTATTGGGCTTCGGGCGAGATCATATAATTGATGGCTACCATTGCCGCCGCCTTGTTGGGTGAGGTTTGAGTAATGCCCAGGTAGTGCGAGTTTTGGATAGTACCACTCTCTAGCACATAAGCCCTTGCCCACGCCGGAAAAGTGCCTTGAGCTATTTTGTTGTCTACCTCACAATCGTTGTTGCTCATGGTAAACCAAAGTTCGCCATTGGCAAACATTTGGTGCATTGCTGCCAGGGTAGAGGGAAAGGTTTTGCCCGCTTTCCAGAGGTAAGGTTTAAGACGCCTAAGGTACTGCCAAAGCTTTGCTGAGTATTGATCGTATTTTGCCTGGTCAAACTTTCCGTACAAATCTTTGGGGTCATTGGCAAGGGCTATCAGCATAGACTTGAGCAAGGTAATGCCTGTAAACTCAGTACCTAGGGTAAATTTGCCTGGATGTGCCTTTACAAACTGTTCTAACTCCTTGAGGTTTTTAGGCGGATTTTTTACCTGATTGCTGTTATAAATCAGTGCCAGCTGCACATTGCCCCAGGGGCATTCCATACCATCGACAGGTTGTTGGAAGTCGGTATTGATAAAACGGCTGTTAAAATTAATCAATCGGGCATTGGGCAATTGGGCTGTAAAAGGACCGTATAAAGCTTTGATTTGTTTTAACTGAAAAAAAGTTTCCCCATTGATCCACATCATGTCAATTTCGCTATTGGTTTTGCCCGCCTCCTTTTCGGCAATCAGTGTCGATAGTATCTCTTTGCCCTGCCCACTGATGATATTCAGACGAATGTCGTATTTTTCTTTTAATTGGGCTTGTACAAACTTTTTCATGTAGGCATTGATCAACGGGTCGCCCATCCACATCATCAAATTTACCGTTTGCCCTTTGGCTTGTGCTTCTATTTGTGACCAACTAAGTTTGTTAAGGTCAGGGTTGGCTTGTTGCTTTGCTGATTTGCCCCCACAGGCATACAAAACTCCTAAGATGAGTAAAAATAAAATTTGTCGAATTGTAAAAGTGTGTTTCATGAATCTTTTTAACTTGTTGCGCTTACGCAAATATCAATGGCTTGAATTGATGCCGAAAGTATAAAGTTTTTAGTATAAAAATAGTTCCCTGACTTACATTACAAAATATGGATAAAAAACTATGGAAGGGTACCCGTTACCAACAAATGCACAAACAAATGATTGTATCAGCCAATGGAATAGTAGACGATATTTTTGTGCTAAAAACCGGGGTATTAATCACCAAAAAAAGCAGGATTACTGCCAAGGCAAAACAATTGTTTGACCAGATGAACATAGACACTACTCGTCCGGTATATGAGCAACACGCAGAGTTTAACAGTCGACTGACTTACTTGTCTTTCAAAGACCACCAAGAGAGTGCCGCAGCCTACAACCAGCGCCTGATCCAAGAGTATGGGCATCGGAGCGTTTACAACGACGAACACGTTACCTTTTTAATTGCAGGTTGTGCTTTAGAAACTTCGCTAGAGTTTGTAGCCCACAATGAAGCCACTGTTGCCAGGCTTACATCGTCTAAAACCAATGCCCAAAACGACCCTTTGTTTAAGCTGTTGGGTTACCCTCACCAACCCGAATACCTGGAAAAGCAAAAACAAGTAGTAGCCCAATACCTGGAGCAAAAAGACAAAGCCAACGAACTTACCAATATATTGGCGCCTGGCAACAAGGCAACATCATTTACCATAAGTATGTCGCTAAAAGACTGGCACAAAACCCTGATAGGGCGCTTGAGCCTTCACGGAGTAGAAACCGATATGCGGCAAGTGATGGAAGAAGTAGCCCATCAGCTTAAAGTCAACTATCCGCTGTTTTTCAATACCATAGAAGAGTACTATGCCTTGGGCAATAATAAAAAGTATGAAGAATAACAAAGAAAAAGGTAAATGTAAGGCGTTAGATTTTCCAGCCAATCACGGCAATGTCATCGCGTTGTTCAGTATCTTTCATAAACTCATCGAGTGATTCTTCGAGGTAGGCAAGTTGTGAGGCACAGTTTTGTTGATATACCTTTTGTAACTCCTCTCTAAAAGATTTTTGGCCAAATTTTCGTCGATCCTGGTTGTTTTGATCAGAGTAACCGTCAGTATGCAAATAAAAAATAGTTTGAGGAGGCAACTCAATAGAGTGTTGCTCAAAAGTCCCATTATTTTTTCTAAACCCTCCAATCGACTTTCGGTTAGCTTTTAACTCCTGTATTTCCTGGTCATTGGAGCGCATATACCACAAAGGTCGGCGAGCTCCGGCAAAAGTCAAATGTAGCATCCCTTCATCTTTTTGGGTAAAAACACAAATGCCTATGTCTACCCCATCCTGATTGTCATTGTCTTGTTGGTGCAATATATTTCTTACCTCTTGATGCATCATCGTAAGTATGGCGGCAGGTTCGGTTACTCTCCAGTTTTTTACAATCCGATCGATCAGTGTGGTGGCAATCAACGCCATAAATGCGCCTGGCACCCCATGTCCGGTACCATCACCCATAATAACAAAAGTTTGTGCTTCTATTTTTTCTACCCAATAAAAATCCCCCGAAACAATGTCTTTGGGACGATACATAATAAAGTGCTGCGGCAATATGCCCAACACGTGTTCGGTAGTAGGTAGGGTAGCTCTCTGCAAATGATTGGCCGCCTGTAGGCTTTTGGTAATTTTAGTATTTTGTTCTGCCAAACGGTCCCGTTGTTCTTCAATAAAATCGTGTTGAGCAATGATCTCGTCCTGATGCTGGTTGAGTTCATAGTTAAGCTTTTGCAACTGCTCGTTATTCTTCTTTTTACTGATGTAGTACCTATACCAAACATACGCCAAGGCAAGCGCACTAAACAACCCCAGCCCGATAATGACAAGCCATAGGTTTTTGCGTTTGATGATGTACTTTTGAATGCGCTCTTTTTCTTTGAGCAACAAAATAGTTTGCTCTTTTTCTTTAGTTTTAAACTGGGTTTGCATTCGGGCAATTTGTTTGCTCTTCTGAATGTTAAACAAACTGTCTTTAACCGCTGTATACTGTTTGTAAGCTTCAAAAGCTGCCAGGTATTTGCCTTGGCTAGAGTCAAGCCTCGCCTGAAACAAGTAATTGTACTTGAGTTCGGTGCGTGCCTTAGACTTTTTCGCCAAGTCGTTGCTTATCCTCAACAACGCTTCAGCTTCTTTGTATTCTTTAAGCAGCCTATAGCTCTCTGCCAAAAAGTTGTAAGTATAGGCTTGCCCCGGCAAACTCTTAAATTCTTCCTCTATATCAATGGTTTTTTGGTAATAGGCAATGGCTTCACGGTGTTTGCCCTGGCTGGCTTTTACCTCACCTATGTTGTGGTAGCAAGTAGAAAGGGCTCTTTTGTTATTGGTTTTTTGGGCAATTTTCAACGCCTTGAAGTTAAAATCAATCGCTTGTTTCCATTGACTCTGTACTTGACTAATTCGTCCCAAATTGATGAGTGCTGAGGCAATGCCTGCATTGTTTTTTGCTCCCCGAAATCCCGTCAGCGCAAGTTGGTAATATTTTTTTGCTTCGTTCAAATCACCCCGCCTTTTATGCACCACCCCTAAGCTATTATAACAATTGGCCAACGCCCCCTGGTCGTTAATGCTTTTGAAATAGGTGACTGCCTGCATAAAATGCTTGATAGACTGGTCATAGTTTGCCTGCCATATAGAGAGGGTGCCCAAATTGCTTTGTATGCTTGCTACTTTGTGGCGATTATTGGTCTTGCGGTAAAAGTTAAGTGCTTTTCGGTAATATTGTGCTGCCTGAGCGTATTTGCCCTTTACATATCGGCTTACTCCTAAAGTATGGTAAGCTTGAGCAATGCCCTTTAGGTACTTTAGTTTTTGAGAAAGCTCCAGTGCCTTTTGACCATAATCAGCCGTTTGCTCTGGGTTGCTGGAGTAAATTTTCATACCTGTGGCATTCAACAGGTTTACATATTGAGTATCGCGTTGAGGGTAGTTTTTTAGCAATTCCTTCAGACTGTCAGCTTCAGGGGTTTGAGCTTGTAAATGGGCTACCAATGCCCCACCCAACAACACATACACCAGTTGAACACGAACGATACACAAAAAAAGCTTTGATAAAAACATTCTAAAAAAAACAAATTTAAAAAATAGTCAACAGCAATCGTCAAAGGTATAGAATAGACCTTCGTTTAAAAAAACAAACTTTTGTAGCCTGGCTTACAATACAGCACAATCTATTGGTGTATCTTCTTTGTTAGAGGTTAAGTGGTATATTTATGCCCATTATAAACTAACCTCAACTACTGGTTTGTTGTATTTAATTTTGCCTCAGTACTTATTTAGGTAATAAGGCATTTGTTGAAAAATATTGTTTACCTCAAAAAGCCTGCAAAGTAATGGTTTACCTTTATTATACGTAAAGGCATAGATTGTGTCATCCTAAATCATTTTTTAACTTTTTGTTATACTAAATAGCTTAACGATACACAAACCATGGTGTTTTATGAGTGGTTTGCCCAACTTACCCCCTTTTTTTTAGGCAAGTTTTTGAATTGCGAAGGGGCAGTTAATCAATAAAAATGCGGATATTTATTTCATCTCTTATATTCATAGTGTGTGGGCTTGCAACTGCGCAAGTACAGGCACAAACCCGGTGCAAATGGGTGAAGTATGACCGCAAGGGGGTAGCGTTAGATACTTTATCTTTGGTAGCAGGTAGTTTGCAAATAAAAAGCCCTCCAGGGGGCAAAAAGCCTACCTATGACATTAACACCAATCGGGTAAGCTTTGCCCAACCTTTTGCCGACTCGATACTGGTTTGTTATCAAGTGCTCCCTTTTTTGCTCAACAAAGCCCACTTCAAGCGCGACATCGCCACTTATAATGATAGTGTAAAATTGAATCAAAACACTTTTTTAACTTTTGACACACCCGATAAACCCGAAGAAATATTCAAAACGCCTGGCATTCAAAAAAGCGGTAGTCTTACCCGTGGTGTGGGGGTGGGCAACCAACAAAGTGTATTTGTAAACTCTGCCCTTAACCTGCAGCTAGAGGGCAAACTCACCAAAGACATTCAAGTACTTGCCACCATCTCCGATCAACAAGTGCCCTTTCAGCCAGAAGGCAATACGCAACAATTGCAGGAGTTCGACAAAGTATTCATTCAGTTTAGGCACAAATCGGGTAGTAGGCTCACAGTAGGCGATGTGGTTTTTCAAAATCAACCTTCTCAATTTCTAAGGTATTACAAAAACGTACAGGGAGGTTACCTGGAGCTAGACTACCAGGCGTTTCCGGAAGAAAAACAGAGCCATGCCGAAACCAAGGTAGGCATTGCTATTTCAAAAGGAAAGTTTGCCTCGGTATGGCTCAACGATCAACTACGTGAAGGAGTACAAGGGCCTTATCGCCTGCAAGGGCCCAACGGCGAGCGTTTTATCATTATTCTTGCCAACTCTGAAAAGGTATACCTCGATGGTCAGCTTTTGCAACGGGGATTCAACTTTGACTATACCATAGACTATAACAACGCCCAGGTTACCTTCAATACCAACGTAGTCATTACACAGTTTTCGCGGGTAAGGGTAGATTTTGAATATGCCGACCGCAACTACAACCGCACCATTACTACCGCGAGCCATTACCAACAATTCAGAAAGTTTTCATTGTATGGCAATTACTTTTCATCGGGTGACAACCCTAATAATCCGCTGGGGCTCGATTTGTCTGACGCAGACATTGATGCATTGTCGCTGGCAGGCGATGACCCCACCTTGGCCCTTGCCAGTAGCATAGATTCGGTAGGAGCCCTTGCCAACCAAGTGTTGTACCGACGCAAAGACACGGTGGTAAATGGACAAATATTTAATATTTTGCAATATGCAGTAGATTCTTCGGCTATTTTTAGGGTGTCGTTTACCGAAGTAGGAGTCAACCGAGGCGATTATCAATTATTACAAAGTACTGCCAATGGGCGGGTTTTTGGCTGGGTAGCGCCTGTCAATGGTGTGCCACAAGGTAGTTTTGCTCCTGTAAAGTTAGTGCCTACGCCTACACTACAAAAGATGATGACTGTAGGAGCCGCTTACCAATTGAGCAAACAAGATAAAATATACGCTGAAATGGCTTTTTCGGAGCGTGACCTCAATCGTTTTTCTGACTTGGACAATGCCGATAACCAAGGCAGGGCGTGGAAGGTAGGCTACCTTAACCAAGGTAGAAAAATTGTGGGCTGGAAGGGCTATCGTTGGCTTGCCGATGTGAGCCTGGAATGGAATGAGGCTACTTTTTTACCCATTGACCGCTACCGAAGTGTAGAGTTTGACCGTGACTGGAGCATAAATGCGGATACGTCGCAGGTAAACGACCTGATTTTTAGGGGCAGGGCAGGGGTGCGCAAAGATGCCAACAATCAATTGATGTACTCTTATAACCACCGGGTAAGGGGAACCCAGGTAAACGGTTGGCAACAAAAGCTGGTGGCAGCCAAGCGTTTGGGGATTTGGCAGCTAAAGACTAAGGGATTTTTGATGAACAACCGCCAAACTTTGCCATTGAACGGAGCCTTGACCGAGGTGGTGTCTCAATGGCAAAGGTTTTCGGGCGACCTCAGCCAGCATTATAGATGGGCAGTATTGGGCTACAACTATTCGTTAGACCAAAACCGGGTAGCAACATTGGCATCTGATTCAGTGGTTACTACAGCCATGAATTTTGATCAACACCGTTGGTATATTCAAAATGCCGATTCGGCAAGATTTCAATGGTTGGTAGACTATAGTGTACGTTATGATAACTTGCCCGTAGAAGGTAAGCTCAAGAGGGGGCTGGAGTCGCATACTGTCAACGCCCGGTTGAACGCCCGCCTGAACCGCAACCAACAGGTAAAGTTGATCATGACTTATCGTACCATTGACAACAAACTAGACACCAGTAACAATGTGTTGAATGCAGACAATATTATGGGGCGTATCGACTGGAATGCATTCTTTTTTAATAAGTCTTTGCGTTCGCAACTTACTTTTGCTACTTCTACCGGACGTGAACTTCGGCGTGAATTTGTTTTTATTCCGGTAAACGGAGGACAAGGTACTCATACCTGGCGCGATGACAACGAAGACGGGATACAAGACTTGAACGAGTTTTACCTTGCCATAAACCTGGATGAACGAAACTTTATCAAAGTATTTGTACCCACCGATGATTTTATAAGCGCGTTTACCAACAACTTTAGCTATAGGGCAGGGTTGCGGGCGCCTTTTAGCTGGCGTAAGTCCGACAGCCGCCTTCGGCAGTTTGTGAGCAAGTGGTCGGCAAATGCTGCCTGGACAATTGTCCGACGAATGACCGATGATGACATTTATAATCGTTTTGTGCCATTCAGCAATCGCATTGCTGCCATTGATTTGTTGTCTACCCGAGAAATTATTCGCAGTACACTGTTTTTCAACCGAGCCAATCCTAGCTATGGTTTTACATTCAACTTTTTGCAAAGCAAACAAAAACAATTGCTCACCAATGGTTTTGAGGCAAGTGACCAAGAGACTTATGGGCTAATATTGAGGCGAAACCTGGGCAAAAGTTTTAATTTACAGTTAGATGCATCGGCCGATAACAAATTTGTCCGCTCCGATTTTTTGCAAACTCGTAACTATAATATTATCAGTCGTGAAGGCAAACCAGCCTTGGCTTTTCAGCCCAACCCTTCGTGGAGGCTCACTGGGTTTTATCGCTTGACCCAAAAAATGAATACACTCAAACGAGGAGAAACCGATACGCTGGAGAATGCCCAGGTGCAAGAATTTGGGGCAGAGCTAAGAGTAAACATCGTGGGTAAACGCAGTATTGTCATGCGCGCCAGCAACATTAGAATCGATTATCGGGGCGAGCTCAACAATGCGGTGGCTTATGAAATGCTGGAAGCACTACAGCCAGGTTCTAACTGGCGCTGGTCGGTCAATTGGCAACAACGTTTGGGCAATGGCTTGCGGCTGACTTTGGTATACGAGGGAAGAAATACGGCAGAAGCTCCTGTGCCCATTCATTCGGGCAGGGCACAGATTACCGCACTTTTTTAATGCAAGCGATGCCATATCGTGACTTCTAACTATTTGAAAATAAGTACACTATGGATTTGTTAGCTACCTATGAACCGAATCTATTTCTAAATCCCGATTTATATTTATCGGGGCAGCAGCTTGCTGTGATGAGCTCAACGCAGTTAAACAAGGTACACCTAGTGGAGGCTGTGCCGACATCCCGCTTGCGGGGAACCTTACCATAGCATTATAATTACTCAAAAACCTACTATTTCACCACCTTAAATTGGGTAGGGCTTATCAGCTTGTATTTAATGCCATTGATCACCCTTATTTGCCCTATTACCCACTTGCTAAACTGGGTAATGTCAGCCTTGAGGGTATGTACCGAGCCTCCGGTGGCTTTTGCCAGGTCTAAGTAATAAGGGTGAATTTTTTGCACATTGACTACAATGATTTTTACAGGTACTTTTATCTTTCCGAAGAGCTTCTTTTCCGCAGCCGAAATGTGGTTGTTAGCAGTAATCAATACTATATCTTTGGCACTGGGTTGGTACTTAAGCGCCCTAAAAATAGACAAAACGTCGCTGGGGGTTTGTTTTGCCAATACAATGCGAGGGTTGTTGGTGGCAGGAATCAAAGGCCGGAAGTTCTTCTTATCATAAGGTTCACAAATGCTGCAGTGTGGGCACACCACCAGTTTGGTGCGCTGTGGTGTATGGTGGGCTTTCATAAACTGTGTGTACATCTTGAAATGATCATCGAACCAACCTCCAGCCAACACCACCAGTGAGTTTTGCCAATGCTTGTTTCTTTTTAGTATTTGGCTAATGCCTGACGATGAGCTGGGGCGACCAGAACCTGACGGAGGGGGTGTACAACGTGTTTGGTAATGGTAATGAAACTCTTTGCCAAAGTGCAGGTCTTGAATGGTAAAAAGCTCCGAAAAATTGCTGCCCCTTACTTTAAAACTGGGGTAAATAGTATACGCGGCTCCCTTTAATACCACGTAGTAAAACCGATTGATTTGGGCCCTAAAAGCGGCAATGCCTTTGCTGTTGGTTTTACCTCTATATACCACTTTTTTAGTTTTTACATCTTGTATTTTTATCAACAAGTTGGCTTCAGGCTTTCCTGTGTCACAATTATTTATATGTACAAACAGGTTTTCGGGGTGGAGCTCATCCAGCT
Protein-coding sequences here:
- a CDS encoding FAD-dependent thymidylate synthase, whose translation is MDKKLWKGTRYQQMHKQMIVSANGIVDDIFVLKTGVLITKKSRITAKAKQLFDQMNIDTTRPVYEQHAEFNSRLTYLSFKDHQESAAAYNQRLIQEYGHRSVYNDEHVTFLIAGCALETSLEFVAHNEATVARLTSSKTNAQNDPLFKLLGYPHQPEYLEKQKQVVAQYLEQKDKANELTNILAPGNKATSFTISMSLKDWHKTLIGRLSLHGVETDMRQVMEEVAHQLKVNYPLFFNTIEEYYALGNNKKYEE
- a CDS encoding tetratricopeptide repeat protein; translation: MFLSKLFLCIVRVQLVYVLLGGALVAHLQAQTPEADSLKELLKNYPQRDTQYVNLLNATGMKIYSSNPEQTADYGQKALELSQKLKYLKGIAQAYHTLGVSRYVKGKYAQAAQYYRKALNFYRKTNNRHKVASIQSNLGTLSIWQANYDQSIKHFMQAVTYFKSINDQGALANCYNSLGVVHKRRGDLNEAKKYYQLALTGFRGAKNNAGIASALINLGRISQVQSQWKQAIDFNFKALKIAQKTNNKRALSTCYHNIGEVKASQGKHREAIAYYQKTIDIEEEFKSLPGQAYTYNFLAESYRLLKEYKEAEALLRISNDLAKKSKARTELKYNYLFQARLDSSQGKYLAAFEAYKQYTAVKDSLFNIQKSKQIARMQTQFKTKEKEQTILLLKEKERIQKYIIKRKNLWLVIIGLGLFSALALAYVWYRYYISKKKNNEQLQKLNYELNQHQDEIIAQHDFIEEQRDRLAEQNTKITKSLQAANHLQRATLPTTEHVLGILPQHFIMYRPKDIVSGDFYWVEKIEAQTFVIMGDGTGHGVPGAFMALIATTLIDRIVKNWRVTEPAAILTMMHQEVRNILHQQDNDNQDGVDIGICVFTQKDEGMLHLTFAGARRPLWYMRSNDQEIQELKANRKSIGGFRKNNGTFEQHSIELPPQTIFYLHTDGYSDQNNQDRRKFGQKSFREELQKVYQQNCASQLAYLEESLDEFMKDTEQRDDIAVIGWKI
- a CDS encoding ABC transporter substrate-binding protein; this encodes MKHTFTIRQILFLLILGVLYACGGKSAKQQANPDLNKLSWSQIEAQAKGQTVNLMMWMGDPLINAYMKKFVQAQLKEKYDIRLNIISGQGKEILSTLIAEKEAGKTNSEIDMMWINGETFFQLKQIKALYGPFTAQLPNARLINFNSRFINTDFQQPVDGMECPWGNVQLALIYNSNQVKNPPKNLKELEQFVKAHPGKFTLGTEFTGITLLKSMLIALANDPKDLYGKFDQAKYDQYSAKLWQYLRRLKPYLWKAGKTFPSTLAAMHQMFANGELWFTMSNNDCEVDNKIAQGTFPAWARAYVLESGTIQNSHYLGITQTSPNKAAAMVAINYMISPEAQYEKFKPATWGDGTVLAMEKLPKNWQDKFAQLPTRKYAPKRADIQQYALVELAPEYMIKLHEDFRKEIIRQ